One Algibacter sp. L3A6 genomic region harbors:
- a CDS encoding dodecin family protein produces the protein MAVLKVIEVLANSEKSWEDATRKAVKHASKSVKNIRSVYVQDQSASVKDGEVADFRVNLKITFEVN, from the coding sequence CAGTATTAAAAGTAATTGAAGTATTAGCAAACTCAGAAAAAAGCTGGGAAGATGCAACTAGAAAAGCGGTAAAACACGCATCAAAAAGCGTTAAAAATATTCGTTCGGTATACGTGCAAGATCAAAGTGCAAGTGTAAAAGATGGAGAAGTGGCAGACTTTAGAGTAAACTTAAAAATTACTTTTGAAGTGAACTAA